In a genomic window of Phacochoerus africanus isolate WHEZ1 chromosome 6, ROS_Pafr_v1, whole genome shotgun sequence:
- the HEY1 gene encoding hairy/enhancer-of-split related with YRPW motif protein 1 isoform X1, which translates to MKRAHPEYSSSDSELDETIEVEKESADENGNLSSALGSMSPTTSSQILARKRRRGIIEKRRRDRINNSLSELRRLVPSAFEKQVMEKGSAKLEKAEILQMTVDHLKMLHTAGGKGYFDAHALAMDYRSLGFRECLAEVARYLSIIEGLDASDPLRVRLVSHLNNYASQREAASGAHAGLGHIPWGSAFGHHPHVAHPLLLPQNGHGNAGTTASPTEPHHQGRLATAHPEAPALRAPPSGGLGPVLPVVTSASKLSPPLLSSVASLSAFPFSFGSFHLLSPNALSPSAPTQAANLGKPYRPWGTEIGAF; encoded by the exons ATGAAGCGAGCCCACCCCGAGTACAGCTCCTCCGATAGCGAACTGGACGAGACCATCGAGGTGGAAAAGGAGAGTGCGGATGAGAATGG GAACTTGAGTTCGGCTTTAGGTTCCATGTCCCCAACTACATCTTCACAGATCTTGGCCAGAAAAAGACGGAGAGGC ATCATTGAGAAGCGCCGTCGAGACCGGATCAATAACAGTTTGTCTGAGCTGAGGAGGCTGGTACCCAGTGCTTTTGAGAAGCAGGTAATGGAGAAA GGATCTGCCAAGCTAGAAAAAGCCGAGATCCTGCAGATGACGGTGGATCACCTGAAAATGCTGCACACCGCAGGCGGGAAAG GCTATTTTGATGCGCACGCCCTTGCTATGGACTATCGGAGTTTGGGGTTTCGGGAATGCCTGGCAGAAGTCGCCCGTTACCTGAGCATCATTGAAGGACTAGATGCCTCTGACCCTCTTCGCGTTCGACTGGTCTCGCATCTGAACAACTATGCCTCCCAGCGGGAAGCGGCCAGCGGCGCCCACGCAGGCCTTGGACATATTCCCTGGGGGAGCGCCTTCGGACATCACCCGCACGTCGCGCACCCCCTGTTGCTGCCCCAGAACGGCCACGGGAACGCTGGCACCACCGCTTCGCCCACGGAACCCCACCACCAGGGCAGGTTGGCCACGGCACATCCGGAGGCGCCCGCTTTGCGAGCGCCCCCTAGCGGCGGCCTTGGACCAGTGCTCCCCGTGGTCACCTCCGCCTCCAAACTCTCGCCGCCCCTGCTCTCCTCGGTGGCCTCCCTGTCtgccttccccttctctttcGGCTCCTTCCACTTACTCTCTCCCAATGCGCTGAGCCCTTCGGCACCCACGCAAGCTGCAAACCTTGGCAAACCCTATAGACCTTGGGGGACAGAGATCGGAGCTTTTTAA
- the HEY1 gene encoding hairy/enhancer-of-split related with YRPW motif protein 1 isoform X2 has protein sequence MKRAHPEYSSSDSELDETIEVEKESADENGNLSSALGSMSPTTSSQILARKRRRGIIEKRRRDRINNSLSELRRLVPSAFEKQGSAKLEKAEILQMTVDHLKMLHTAGGKGYFDAHALAMDYRSLGFRECLAEVARYLSIIEGLDASDPLRVRLVSHLNNYASQREAASGAHAGLGHIPWGSAFGHHPHVAHPLLLPQNGHGNAGTTASPTEPHHQGRLATAHPEAPALRAPPSGGLGPVLPVVTSASKLSPPLLSSVASLSAFPFSFGSFHLLSPNALSPSAPTQAANLGKPYRPWGTEIGAF, from the exons ATGAAGCGAGCCCACCCCGAGTACAGCTCCTCCGATAGCGAACTGGACGAGACCATCGAGGTGGAAAAGGAGAGTGCGGATGAGAATGG GAACTTGAGTTCGGCTTTAGGTTCCATGTCCCCAACTACATCTTCACAGATCTTGGCCAGAAAAAGACGGAGAGGC ATCATTGAGAAGCGCCGTCGAGACCGGATCAATAACAGTTTGTCTGAGCTGAGGAGGCTGGTACCCAGTGCTTTTGAGAAGCAG GGATCTGCCAAGCTAGAAAAAGCCGAGATCCTGCAGATGACGGTGGATCACCTGAAAATGCTGCACACCGCAGGCGGGAAAG GCTATTTTGATGCGCACGCCCTTGCTATGGACTATCGGAGTTTGGGGTTTCGGGAATGCCTGGCAGAAGTCGCCCGTTACCTGAGCATCATTGAAGGACTAGATGCCTCTGACCCTCTTCGCGTTCGACTGGTCTCGCATCTGAACAACTATGCCTCCCAGCGGGAAGCGGCCAGCGGCGCCCACGCAGGCCTTGGACATATTCCCTGGGGGAGCGCCTTCGGACATCACCCGCACGTCGCGCACCCCCTGTTGCTGCCCCAGAACGGCCACGGGAACGCTGGCACCACCGCTTCGCCCACGGAACCCCACCACCAGGGCAGGTTGGCCACGGCACATCCGGAGGCGCCCGCTTTGCGAGCGCCCCCTAGCGGCGGCCTTGGACCAGTGCTCCCCGTGGTCACCTCCGCCTCCAAACTCTCGCCGCCCCTGCTCTCCTCGGTGGCCTCCCTGTCtgccttccccttctctttcGGCTCCTTCCACTTACTCTCTCCCAATGCGCTGAGCCCTTCGGCACCCACGCAAGCTGCAAACCTTGGCAAACCCTATAGACCTTGGGGGACAGAGATCGGAGCTTTTTAA